A window of Ranitomeya variabilis isolate aRanVar5 chromosome 2, aRanVar5.hap1, whole genome shotgun sequence contains these coding sequences:
- the LOC143808330 gene encoding uncharacterized protein LOC143808330, producing the protein MSSSDSPPPQQQRVSEAESDEELSEGGETGGEMQVEEEPSAAAAAPAAAAEGSPRQSQSRRTRRHGRPSASQRAPAEEEDDDDDIDIDCLIEEVREREPLWNMADRRHADTGVTRRLWDEVCRNLFPRRESLHPQQQSKLVGKVRKRWRSLRDRFKREFNDEMKAPSGSAGRKRSRYKYGQALSFLRRTMLSRVTFSSHRAPASSSAPSEAIPPESATEGHVGRPHTSVPSSDPSVLSSDPSVPSTSSAPSSGALLQASLLASDAEQLAFPLPHPSDPATSTPPLGSWRQRQRGQERSYAPEFLHLNASFQGSFKILGEQVTAGFNMVQSRISETSQETSSRLDRLHSAVSPDPANLFFQSMLMSMEKLSFEQQMRVMNTCHNAALQAINESTHTPHRTSTPIPHQAPFPHHTPHYQTQPQYPHQQHYQTQLQSPHQHHYQTPRHSHYPTQSQYPTQSPQQSRPLDQITSPMFSLLNFSLPPTPTPPPSGQPLGLTPTSTAPQTSRVSPPIDVVQPSGTSSSHISTQHFENL; encoded by the exons atgtcctcttctgacagccctcctccacagcaacagcgtgtatcg gaagctgaatcagatgaggagctgtcagaagggggcgagacgggtggagagatgcaagtggaggaggaaccaagt gctgctgctgctgctcctgctgctgccgctgaaggctctcccagacagtcccagagtcggcggactcgtcgccacggtcggccatca gcttcacagcgtgctcccgcagaagaggaggatgatgatgatgacattgacatcgattgtctcatcgaggaggttcgcgagcgggagccgctgtggaacatggctgaccgcaggcatgctgataccggtgtcacccgtcggctctgggacgaagtgtgtcgcaacctgtttccaaggcgggagagccttcatcctcagcagcagagcaaactag ttggaaaggttaggaagcggtggcggtcactgagggatcgctttaagagggaattcaatgatgagatgaaggccccgagtggctctgcaggaaggaagaggagcagatataaatatggccaggccctctccttcctgaggcgaaccatgctaagcagagt caccttctccagccaccgggcgcctgcatcttcctctgcgccctctgaagcgatccctcctgagtccgccactgagggccacgtcggtaggccccacacctctgtcccctcctctgacccctctgtcctctcctctgacccctctgtcccctccacttcatccgccccaagcagtggagcattattgcaggcttcattgctcgcatctgatgctgaacagttagcgttccctttaccccacccctctgatcctgccacctcgacaccaccattaggttcgtggcggcagcgccagaggggtcaggaaaggagctatgctcctgagttcttacacctgaatgcatccttccaaggctctttcaaaattttgggagagcaagtgactgctggtttcaacatggtgcaatcacgcatcagtgaaacaagccaggaaaccagcagtcgcttggataggctgcattcagctgtaagtcccgatccggccaacctttttttccaatccatgctcatgagcatggagaagctttcttttgagcaacagatgcgggtaatgaatacctgccataatgctgcactgcaggccattaatgaatcgacccacacacctcaccgcacctccactccaattccacaccaggccccatttccacaccataccccccattaccaaacccagccccaatacccacaccagcagcattaccaaacccagctccaatccccacaccagcaccattaccaaaccccacgccactcccactaccctacccagtcacaatacccgacccagtccccacaacaatcccggcccctagaccaaattacttccccaatgttttccttactgaacttttctcttccacctaccccaacaccacccccctctggtcagcctcttggtttaacccccacttccactgcaccccaaacaagtagggtttccccacctatcgacgtggtccaaccttccggcacatcctcctctcatatctccacccaacactttgaaaatttgtaa